cacaacttactggattcaCTAGTGCAGTAAAAGGAAATGACAGcgattatttttgtttatccgcaccggttctgcaaccgaggtatatacaagCGAGGCAAAAAGTGTACCACATTTTGCCTCGATtcttaaccgaggcataaagatGTATGTTTTTACCTCGGTTCAAAtgcaaccgaggcagtagaagaTGTTCcttatttcacatttttttcacCAGACTTTTGGCCCCGGTTACTggtgaaccgaggcagtagatgAAGGTCTTATGCCTCGTTTGAGTTGAACCGGGGTAgtagaagaatttttttttccaatatcATGCTTTGCTAGTAACATCCCAccttataaaaatattggaaCTAATATTTGATTCTCTTTTAAGGAGCAGCATTCACCaatacaataatgaaaatataattataaattaaaattatgttaaattcaaTTACACAACACCAACCATGTTTACTGCATTAAACAGAAAATTATTCGACTTGTCAACACTGCACTAATAATAACACTCAGGCCAGGTTCTATTAAAACAATTTCGGATGCACTCCGAGCTGCATCAGTTGCGTCAGCAACAGCTATACCAATGTCGGCCTTCTTGAGTGCAGGTGCGTCATTCACTCCATCACCAGTCATCCCACAAATATGTTTCCTGGCTTGCAAACGTTTCACAATCTCGTACTTGTGCTCTGGCAAAATATAAATCAACATGAGAAAACAAGCGCATATTGATCAATTCTTCCAATTGATAATCAATCTTTCATCCAATATATGATCACCAATagtattaaaaacaaccaattGCAAAGATGAAGATAGAAACACAGCAAGAAAAACACTAGCAAACCCATCTGCATTTTCAATCAGTTCATCAATAGGTAATGCAGATATGGACTCATCCTTGTCCTGCCCAAGCAATTCAGATGAAGGATACATATTAGTACCCATTCCCAAGCGTCGGCCAGTTTCCTTTCCTATGGCTAGCTGATCCcctgaaaataaaaagaagaaataaatgaGATCACGAGGAGTATATGGTGTTAATAAGATTAGACAAATATACTGGTGTAAAATCAGATTCAACTTCTCCAAGTGCAGAATATAAACATGATACTTAAAAAGGATATGGTTGAAAATGACCTGTAAATCTAAGCACAAGAAAAAAcatacaaagaaaaaacattCAACTACTAGCATGTTTGTGTTGAGTCAATTAAATCAAGCTCAATCACGACCCTTAACCAATCCACATGATTCATTCAGCCTTAATAGAAgcaagatagaaaagaaaattaatgtaCAAAGATGAATACAGTACAAATTATAGCTACACAGCATTCAAGATAATAAAGATGCCATCAAAGGAATCACGGTGAATAACATATCAATGACTAACCTCTTTTGGATCAGCTAACATCCCAAGTGTTAGGAGTATCAAGGGGGAGGTTTTTTGACCGGAAAGTCAATGACCTCCTCAAGGGTGAGTCATTGGTACACTTACAACTCCCCCTTCAGCGGAAGCATATAGGGATCATTACCCTCGTCTGAGCCTTGGTCACCAAGGCCAACcatcggctctgataccactgtttgGAGTATCAAGGGGGAGGTTTTTTGACCGGGAAGTCAATGAGCAATGAGATGTGAGTCCAACcttgacaccactctttacccaaaaccttaaggcaatgagttaatgggtcttcCCACTTATAAAccactctactttctcatttctctccaatgtgggacttagactcacacttggattcccaacaccAACTATGGCAGTGTCTATTGCATCTTGATTCTCAATTGTCCACCaaacaatataacaaattaatcaCTTTAATGCAATGTCGTCATTAGAATAAATTGGCCTTTTCCATAAGTTTCTTCAGTACTTACTATAtcaatttttaacaaatacaaCGTTCACAAAATTAACCAAACTATTGTGAAAAAATAGCAATCTAATCCAATACTTATCaattggttaaattttttaaacatttataatgctaattaaattaactcaaataatttctgatttttctgCAACAGCTAATTATGTTCCACAACATTTAGGTTACTTCTTTCATATAATCTCTTATTCCATTAGTAAAACTTCAACAAATTGTATggtatatagttttataattagtatttttataaaatactgAATTTTGAGTTATATATAATACTGATTCACtatcataatataattataacctTTAGAATTACTAATTTCAAAAATCACCAAATCACTCTGAGTGATTTTAACTTTCATGTACTTGCCACCataacacaaaatttaacctctgcAAAAGAATGAAAAACTGTTAATTGTTTATTAGTTTTTCCAAAATATTAGAAAAGTAAATCCATGTGTATGAAAGGAACTAGAATGATTTTGCATTCCCAAAACATTACAACTACAATGATTTTGCATTTCAAGAGAACTTACACAAAATGGAGCTAGAAGTAAAGGATGGATGAAATGAGACGAGGGCAACCAAAATATTTTCCATAGAAAGAACGAACTTGCCCCGTGTATGACCTTGCAATTCCACTCCAACATTACAAAATGTGACATGTGTCCATTACAGATACCCAATTCAATACTCCTTTATATCTCATTTAGAAATGATAATGAATGTATGCATACATTATAATAATGACATAATTAATTACTCAGAAGGACTAATAGAAAATACTTGAATCAAAGTAATTATTGTCTTGATTTTATTCCTGGGACACAGCACTTTATCATCATTTATTCACTGAAAATTTGGACAGGTTTGTGATAGAGACATATTTCATTTTTGGCAGCCTACAAGGCTTACAACTTTGCCATTCAAGTTGTTATTTTGTTGCACTCACAAGTGCTGGAAGCTGAAGATTTATGGAACATAAACAACAACGGGGCTCCTTGCCTTAAAAGTGCCATCGTCccaaatcaaagaaaaagaaaccaaGTCTGCATTAATGCTTCCTTCAATCTTAAGGGTAAAAGACAGCTTCTGACCCAACGATGAGAAGGCCAAAACATTTGGCACTACTTCGACCTTCAAAGAAGATGGATGTGCAGTTATCGTGGCCCTATATTTGGATGTAGCTGATCCAACATTTGTAACAGTTCTACTAAAAGTGACATTGTTGTGGCTTGAGCGAGGGGTTGATAGAGCAAAAGACGGGAGATTAAGGTCGAAAACCGATCCTTTATTTGCTGATGTGCAAGTGCTCTTATCTTCTGTAATTAGTTGCAGCGATGATGAATTATAACCTTGTCCACACAGAAAACTAATATAATCGTTTTCACCAGCATCATAAACTAGTCCAGGATTTGCTGCCTTCAAAGGATTGATTTGCCCCGCACCGTAAGCAAATTCAGCATCTAAATCAACTGTAGGATTCATAGGGGTAGCTGCAAATAATGAACAAACATATTTGGTCCTTAACATGTGTACTTGGACATTAAGTTGTACCACAAAATAACACGTTAATTATCTAGTTTTTCCCGACAGAAATGTTTAAGGTGGTATAGGGCATATGGTTTTAGGTTATCATACTTTACTTTCTCTTCGAAGCCTCATTTTTCCTACATTTTTCAAGGGTTATAGTCTGCAAAGTTTGATAActacattatattatataaataccAGTTGTCATCAACGCGGATTTTATTGCAGCAGGAGACCAGTTGGGATGAAATGATTTAACGTAAGCAGCTGCTCCAGTAACATGAGGGCATGCCATTGAAGTTCCGtatattatattgaaatttgATTCTCTTTTGTCTCCTTTAACGCCAGAAATAGGAGAAATCGGAGACCATGCAGCCAGAATTTCAACTCCTGGAGCTGCTATATCAGGCTACAACATCAGCagaaaacttatatatatatatatatataagcaaataagctttaaTCGGTTCGGTTGATTTTACACTGTAACATGATGTTACCTTAAGAATGTTTGGAGTGACCATATTTGGACCTCTAGAAGAGAAAGGAGCAATGTAAGGGGCTGATGAATCTTTTCCTTCGTAACTCTTGAATATGGTAGCTGCTGGATTACTACAATAATCGAGGACATGACATATAATTTGATCAAAGTTATACAACACTTATGTATGATCTTTGTAGATTGATGAAAAGTTTTATACCTTGTTGactttaaataagaaaatacgGAATTCCCATCACTTGCGGTAATGCTAATCGCTGGCAATGCATATACTTCTGCCACAACTAAAGGGGCTGTACTagggaatataaatataagaccAGCAGCCCCAGAAGCAAATCCCACATAAGGAGAAGGAGTATAGCCATCACACAAAACAATTTTCCCTTTCACCAAAGCTCCATCCAAAGAATTTTCACGGCAAAACCTAAGCAACGCTAATGTTAGAATGGACTTTTGAATAGTAACAGAGGGAAAGATTAGTAACAAACTGCCCAAATAATAAggttaaattactttttttaattccttcaattatttataaaactcTATTTTCCCTCTCCAGATGCTCAATTTAATCACTtaattttctaacaaaaatcaaatattgtcTTCTCCATCTAAATAATAAAGTTGATCGATCGTATAAAGAATAGGATAAACTATACTTTGTGACTATCTAAACTATACATAGATGCAATTAAAACACcagaataatttaatattttttatttattaagaaaattatttatgttttgaaattaattgCATCTAGTGAGGTTCAGAAACTATCACTTGAAtaactaatattaattaaatttaatttactaaaatttaattaaagtctgatgattttattatatttaaaaatgaaacgttttttttcttctaaaaactAATTAGTATTTATTATAGTGACCGTTTTAAACTGTCAttgtgtaatttttcttttattttttaaagaaaaattataatattattgtagtgataaaaattgaaatcgTTATAAGTGTTAACCCATTAATTCAATATTGCTTCTTCAACTGTGTCAACTTATTTAAGAAGATTAAGACACCAAATTGAACCCTTTAGAATAAAtgaagtatattaaattttagaaataaagaaagaaaatagaaaagaaatttaatcaGATAATTAAAATGAGATATTGGAAAATGTTGGTACCTCGATGTGGAACTGTTAAATCCAGCAGCTGGTGCATCTCCCCCATAAATTAAAGGGTAACTCTTCTGTGTTGGACTAAATGTATTCACTGAAATTCCCTGCATACGTTGAGGGAAATCTTTTATGTCaggtttttaatattttaaaacataagtaaaataatttaaagggaTAATTACCTGGAAGATTCGGCCATTGCCCAGTTGGAGATTGGTTAAAAACTTTCTGTCTATGGTGGAAGCAGCCACGGAAATTATCCACGGTGCAAGATTTGACATTGTGTAAGGGTTTGAACCCCAATTGCCTGCAGCTTGAGAAGTTAATATGCCTCTCTTCATTGCATGGAAGGCTCCTATTGCAAAGTCATCTTGAAAATATTCCACGTGTATGACGCCTGCATATCCCACTGAAAGAGATATAATGTCAACACCATCCATAATGGCTGCATCAAATCCTGCAAGAATGTCAGTAGCTTCACAACCATTTGTCCAACATACTTTATACACAGCAATACGTGCTAATGGAACTCCTCCTCTTGCTGTTCCTAAGCCAAGCCCAAACAAATTTGCATTCCTAACAGGGTTTCCAGCAGCAGTTGATGCACAGTGAGACCCGTGACCACTCGTATCAGTTGGAGATATGATGTCCTCTTGGGCGAACACACCATCAAGACGAAAATATTTTGCTCCAATGATTTTGCTATAAACAAATCATGAGGCAAGCATTCATGATAAGTAAATCAATGGTcagttttatcttttaataattattatgttgaaaattttattactttaatttaggTATATGTGTTGTAGCATGTTATAACAAACATCACTTACTTATTGCAAGTGAAGTTATGGCACGTTCCTTTCCATTTCTGTGGTGGTGGACCAAAGCCTTCGTCGGTGAAGCTTGAGGAATTAGGCCAAATTCCACTGTCGATTACTCCAACGATTGTGTTACTTTCTACATTTGTTCTTTGGACATTTTCAGGGAAGCCAAGAAAGTCCCAGGACCTTGATGTTTGGACACTGTGGACTCTATTTGGAATAACAGAAACCACATCATCCATTTCTGCCAAACATTCCAAATTTTCACAAAATGCATACATCATGATTACAGTTAAATATAGACTcacaataatattaaaattacctTTCATTCTTTCTGATTCTTCTTTGGTTAGCCTCGCCACAAATCCATTGAAACTCTTGTAGCTGTGTACCAAAGTATCTGGTGCAAGTTTTCTGGATGGATATATGCCATTTcgaattttattaagttattttaattatgagttataaagttaaaaggaagagagagaaaaattgtgAGTTCTATTTTAGTTAAAACACTCATATTTTTAGATCTAAAaggtataaaataaaagaattgctTCTTTTAGACCATTCTATTGAAAAATCCTTCAAAATAAGTCAGAAGATTACTTAAATTTGTAAATGTTACGCAGGCAAAcaaagaaatattattaaataaacaatGTTAAACTAACCCCCTTAATAGTGTAAATCTGCTGTGTAAGTATAATCAATCAAAgcctataaatttaaaatatgtctaGTTTGACACATTTCtataactaaatataatttttttgtatttttctttaattattagaaaattgtTGTATATCGGAGCTCACACGTTCATATATATTGAAATGATTATATGTACGCAAAAATATTAATGGAGTGTTGTTATCTCCAAACAAAGcaacaattatataaaagctAACATTTGAGATATAA
This window of the Vigna angularis cultivar LongXiaoDou No.4 chromosome 7, ASM1680809v1, whole genome shotgun sequence genome carries:
- the LOC128197670 gene encoding plasma membrane ATPase 2-like, whose protein sequence is MLVVECFFFVCFFLCLDLQVIFNHILFKYHVYILHLEKLNLILHQYICLILLTPYTPRDLIYFFFLFSGDQLAIGKETGRRLGMGTNMYPSSELLGQDKDESISALPIDELIENADGFAKHKYEIVKRLQARKHICGMTGDGVNDAPALKKADIGIAVADATDAARSASEIVLIEPGLSVIISAVLTSRIIFCLMQ
- the LOC108336585 gene encoding cucumisin, which produces MNALGLSRLLQILTCILLLTPSFSKDDRKIYIVYMGEYPKGVEFTESLHTSVVQSAISRKLAPDTLVHSYKSFNGFVARLTKEESERMKEMDDVVSVIPNRVHSVQTSRSWDFLGFPENVQRTNVESNTIVGVIDSGIWPNSSSFTDEGFGPPPQKWKGTCHNFTCNNKIIGAKYFRLDGVFAQEDIISPTDTSGHGSHCASTAAGNPVRNANLFGLGLGTARGGVPLARIAVYKVCWTNGCEATDILAGFDAAIMDGVDIISLSVGYAGVIHVEYFQDDFAIGAFHAMKRGILTSQAAGNWGSNPYTMSNLAPWIISVAASTIDRKFLTNLQLGNGRIFQGISVNTFSPTQKSYPLIYGGDAPAAGFNSSTSRFCRENSLDGALVKGKIVLCDGYTPSPYVGFASGAAGLIFIFPSTAPLVVAEVYALPAISITASDGNSVFSYLKSTSNPAATIFKSYEGKDSSAPYIAPFSSRGPNMVTPNILKPDIAAPGVEILAAWSPISPISGVKGDKRESNFNIIYGTSMACPHVTGAAAYVKSFHPNWSPAAIKSALMTTATPMNPTVDLDAEFAYGAGQINPLKAANPGLVYDAGENDYISFLCGQGYNSSSLQLITEDKSTCTSANKGSVFDLNLPSFALSTPRSSHNNVTFSRTVTNVGSATSKYRATITAHPSSLKVEVVPNVLAFSSLGQKLSFTLKIEGSINADLVSFSLIWDDGTFKARSPVVVYVP